The sequence below is a genomic window from Nicotiana tomentosiformis chromosome 6, ASM39032v3, whole genome shotgun sequence.
tatttaatattttttttaaatctgtTGGGCCCAATTAGCCCATTTACCTCGTGGACCGGGACtatttagcccgggaccaaacggtcccggtccctacaaaaagaccgTTTAGTTCGGAACCGtttagcccgtttaatttgggaccggttCGGGATCGGGATCGGGAcagggaccgtttggaccggaccacttagcccgtttaggcccgaaaccggcccacttgccacccttagccACAGGTAGTGCCCCACGTTGCATGTGGCCCTCAAATGTGCActtttgccttttcttctcatTTTCACTCCAATTCGCGCACTTTCGTCCCAAATCACATCCGAATGATTgttacacatagaaataccataaattagcacaaatcattatattatacatcCAAAATCTATGAGACATGAGCAATATATATATGAGtcaatatacataaaaatatgcatactttaagccgaatatcacgcgtccgtagaagcggaatccTCGATTGCAGAGCGGATGGCAGCGTAGAAGCGGAAGATTGGATCGCACTTACATTTGCGCAGAAGCAgaacttttccgcaggtgcgaaggatggCCTTCAATGCTTCTCTGCAGAAGCGAAGTTTTGGTCACAAAAGCGACGCCGCGGGTATGGCTATTTGTCCGCTGGTGCGAAAGTCACTGGGCAGTGGGGTGCTTTTAAATCGAGACTTAGCTCTCATgtctctcattttcacttggaCGGCCGAATTTGGGGAGTTATTTTGAAGagttattcatcaaacaatacgaggtaagtgattcccacttattgcaAGTTAATTTTATGAATTTCATAAGGATTTAAcatgaaaataattatggaatttttggaattttaaggggaaacctagaatttttaggggtgggcataataccgactGAATCAAAAAAATCAGTCACAAGTGTTACTCTTTCTTAGTCTTAAAAGCTCAAAACTAATTCTCAACCTAAAAAGTCCAATCCATTGGGTGTGCCCGACCTATAACCTGTCACCTTACTCTAATGAAGCTCGTCCAAGTTCGGCTATAAGGAAGTTAGCTTCAACGCTTTGATCATAAAATTAGAAGATGCCAAATTAGTGCACTCTGTATGCACTTTTTCACCTTGTCTTTTATACATTTATGATTTATGTACCCATCGATAAGTTTAAAGGAAAATTTAGGAAGTAAGACGAAGAAAGACAAAACGTTGCACAATTTGAGTTGTAGTAGTACAGTATGTACCCATACTGTTATTTTTTATCATCAGTGCCCACAGAAGTTAGAAGCTAGACTAACCTAAAAGTCATCAGTGACAGATTAAGAAAAATAGGTCAAAACCAGATATGATATACTTCGTAGAATTCCCAAATACATTGTAAATATTACAGTAGCACCTTTTAGGCTTTTAGGAAAATCATACACATATTTACTGATAGTGATAACAGTATTGATTATACAATTTCTATATTCAGTAACTAATGATAGGAAGAATTTGACTTTATAGTTTAGCTTTATATATTTTGCACCAATGCAAGCTTAACGCACTGCTAGCActattttcttttctgttttttaATGTAGAATAATTTTTCTTGCATAAAGATTCttattttttttgtgtgtttgacggaattttttattttttttgtttttttctgtCAACAAGAAATCTATTTTCGTTGTTTCGTAATATTTTTGCCATGACTTGAAACCGAAAAACCGAACTGATTAAACCGAACCGAACATGAATAAATCGAATTGAACCGAAATTattttggttcgattttgattattaaaatcacaaaccgaaaaccgaataaaccgaaccgAATTTCTACAAAATCGAACCGACCAATGCCCATTTCTAGGCTAGAAATTGGTATATTTGAATTTTGACCGCGATattggaaatggaattaggaataaattacatatttgagttcgtggtgtcatgggtaatgtttatctttgaaaagtttCGAAATCCGGGTATGTGGGCCCGAGGATTGaccttgttgactttttgagcggagttgggaatcattataaagtgttaaattgtaagcgttggagtatattttgattgatttgcacattgtttaactagtttcggatcgatgggcatcagttggaggtgttagagaggcgttggagtcagttatggaacttcggagcgaggtaagtctcctgtctaaccttgtgaaggagaatttaccccgtaggtgttgttcttgttatgtgctacatgttgggAGTTGCGCATGTATGAAGCgatgagtgtccgtgcgtatgatagaattcctaattatgttcgggtagacttaggttcacgccatgctttaattgtactatttgagttatccttgcctgttaaattcctttatttcgcattACGACCTGAGACTAGGCTTACGTACAGGGAtggactcgctattgtagaggtgtgacgagctacttgattagccgcggaataattgtgcTTCCCTTACAAATTTCTCCTGGgttgtgcgttttcatcgaaaagcttacttaaatttcataactcatacgtctattcgtgagtggggtcaaagactcgttaaagtatcatattcttatgggatcaggccttttgcctcagcagtatcatattcttatggaatCGGACGGTTTGCCTCGACAGTCTCATATTCTTATGGGaccgggccattcgcctcggcagtatcatattcttatgggatcgggtcgttcaccttgGCATTTCTATAAAACGCTCTTTCTGAGATCTgtctgttcgcctcggcagtatcatattcttatgggatcgggccgttcacctcggcagtctCATATTCTTATGGGACCGGGCAGTTCGCCTCAACTGTATCatatttttatgggatcgggttgttcaccTTGACATTTCTATACAATACTCTTttaggatcgggccattcgcctcggcagaatcatacgtaatatttgacaagaagccagcatatccgtgagttttcctgaCTTGAGTTGTGATAACCTATCTGGTGGGGACCGTTTCATATATACTCTGATTTAGGAGGTAACCGATAATTGAGAACTTGTGTTTACTGTTCGGAAGAGGATCGTACCATGTATCTATATTTGTTTATACTGTttatttaccatgcctcatacttgtttactttctattgtacttgcttattggaccactagtaagtgtcgatctcgacccctcgtcactatttctacgggtttaggctagatacttactgagtacgcgttattttacgtactcatgctacacttctgaaCTTATGTGCATGTATATATTTTTAGTGGTCTTTCGGGCGCAAAAGCGTAGGTGTTgcagggactttacggtgagctgcgtcccatgttacgatccgcagcatatagagtctccatcagaattatttacattttcttgtctaatttgtattatAGACAtatattgtattgttattgtatcttctagtagatgctcatgcacttgtgacatcgaattttggggatgttctagaatttgtttatggacTACTTTAAGATTcgtgatttaaataaaataataaaataaattaataattaagATTCGTGATTTAAAataaatgttggcttgcctaccaGCGACGTTAGACGCCTTCGCAGTATATAATAAATTTTAGATCATGACAGCACCCGACAAGATATATGTAGTTACCTTTTAATATCTTTTTATCAAACTTCATCATTAGTATTTTTTTATGAGTCCTTTAATAAAATTTGTAGCAAAGGGGAGTGGGTTGAGACTTTTGAGATTAAAGTATCCGAGACTTGATTATtaactactccctccgttcaacTTTAGTTGTcaagtattctaaaaataaattttcatttttacttgttacttttcgcatatcaagagaaaaataatttattttttatgttttgcccttagcattaattactcattccaaataattttcaaaattcattaaggactatacaccaattaatatggatatcatgataaattatgcattttatttattatttcttaatgAGTGTGAAAAGTCCAGAGTGGTAAGTACTCATTTATCTTTCTTAACCAGATGCCTCACGTTCGAGTCCCTTGGTATGAAGTCGTCTTTGTTAGGGAGCGCTTTACGCCCAATGTTGGATTTTTCGGCATGAATCCGGATTTAGTCGGGTCCCAATATGGGTATCGGATATCGAGGgggaaaccaaaaaaaaagaatatttctTGTGCTTTGCTAATTAATTTTTTCTCTGACAAACTTTAAGGCTTAAAAGTTTAAGTTAGCTTGGAGACTTGTGCTACCTACGTTACGCAAAAATAAGTTTGCTGAAATGGCGAGATAAGTTCATCATGATTCCTataatattgatttttgtatCTGGTCTTATTATTTGGTTGCTGTCTAATACACTGCTATGAGCTATCTCCGTTCCCAATTATCAGTTTATCAGATTAAATTTGCTTATTTGacgttcaaaaaaaaaaagtcattCATTGTTTTTTCCCCTTCATTTACCCTTAATGTTTCAATTTATGGAATGTTAATTGATTGAAATGTCTAAAGAGAGATAAAATGTAATTAAACAAATACTCTTAAGATTTAGAGTAAGATTGTGAAAAGTTTTAAAAGACAAATAATATAAACCAAATGAAATATGTACCTTGTCGGATAAAAAATACTTAGCTTGACCAACACCAAGGTCAGCTCAAGGTCAAAGGCACTGAGGCAAGGGTCTTAGGCCCCCAAATTAGTGAGGCCTCTTTTTTTAATTGtgaattttatatttaattttttgaaaaggTAAAGAacgttttaaaataaaaaatataagattttcatGTAAAAAGTGATTAAATAGTGATCATTTAGTAATTTATATTTTGTCAtcaatatattttttcttttttctccaatCTCATATTAAAATTATACTTTGtacattcttttcttttctatattAAATTGTCTATTCTCTCAAAAATAACACAAAGAATATTGAATAGATTAAATTGCGCGCACTTTTTCATTCTTTCTCAAGTTTTTAAGTGTCAGAGCAATAAacttatattttaatatcaagCCATTCAACTTCTAGAATCATGCTTTATTTTTCAATGTCAATTATCTTTTTTTTAATCTGACATTTGTTATTTTTACCTAATATAGTTAttgttttatatttatttattactttagaAGTTAAATTTGTCAACTAGAAAATATTAATGAGATTACTTAATCACACAATTAAAAGAAGAGAGAGGGATTGAGACGTTAATGCAACCTCAACATGAAGCTCTTTAAAACAAtgttacaaaaaaaaaagatcaaATAGATTGACTGTGTTGTCAATTGATAAAGAATTATTAGAAGAAATTGATTATAATAATTATTAACCACTTTGCATCTCAAACAAATTAGGAAAATAAACtctatataaaattatatatgaTTCTTAAATATAAGAAAAGACTTAAGGCCTCTAAATAATGTTTGGCTTTAGGCCCCCAATTAAACCGCCAATGACCAACACAATCGGACAACAGCACTCGTAAGGGTAACCTTTCTTACTTTTATCTTTTTAATTCACACCAATTTTCATAGAAGATTTCAccgggtatgttattgttgttgtagatgaTACCTCCTTAATACTTGCATTAAGGTAGACTATCTATATCACACTTCTAGCGTGCTACCCTTCTGAGGACCCTACATTAATGTGAGATTCTTTGTGCACCGTGCTGCCATTTAGAAGATATGTCCTTTGTAAGATGCTTttataaaagaaaatgaaatgattTACTAAGTTGCATGTATTTAGTCTGCAATCTGCAACCATTTCCAAATTTAGCATAATCATGTCCAATTATCTCACCAAAAGGATGAATTTCCTTTCTTCACTGTCCATAAGATCTGTATCTCAACCTGATTTTTGAATGTCCATCCTCGTGCTCCATATATGAGAGATTGTCTGATAGATTTCAGGTCCCTTGGACTTCATATGAAAACTATTAAACTGAGGTTTAACGTGAAGCCTATTCAACAGTAGAGAGAACATCAGTAACAATTATGAACATCAGTAACAATTATGTTTAACTAATACTGGATTAAGGGCCAGGTTACAAATCCTAAACAATTTCAAAATTAAAGAACGCTAGTACTCAAATTCTATATCCATTTGAAGTACCTTGGCATGTTGAGCCAGAAATCAGTCAAAACAGTTGCTCATCAACTTCAATATCACTTGTAAGAGATAGAAAAGAGGGGTACAAAGTAGAAATTGGATTCCGAACTTTATCTTTGGAATATCCTAAAAGCTTCATATCTTCATTCAGCAGACTCAGCATGAAGTATATCCTGTCTGCAGCCACATGTGACACATTCTCCCATTACAAACTCGTGCACTGCAGAATCCAACTCAATCCAGCTAGATCCCCGATTTTTCCTGACGTGATGCTCTCTAATCATCACCCTTACTCTAGCTAAATCGCGCCATCTCCCAGCATCAGCATAGCTGTTGGACAAGAGGATGTAATTTTCGGAATTTTCAGGTTCTATCTTGAATAACTCAGACGCTGCAATTTCAGCCATCTGGACATTGCGATGGACATTGCAAGCTGCGAGCATCGCACCCCAAACAGCTGATGTGGGAGCCACATGCATATTCAATATCATCTCATGGGCCTCCTCAAGGAACCCACCACGACCTAGGATATCAATCATGCGTGAATAATGTTTCTCTGTGGGCTGAATTCTGAATTCTTCAGTCATTAGTTTGAAATACCTCCTCCCTTCATTAATAAGTCCTCCATGGTTGCAAGCACTCAAAACTCCGAGGAAAATTACTTCATCAGGCTCTATATTCTCTCTTTGCATATCCTCAAATAAATGTACTGCTTTTTCAACGAAGCCATGATTAGCAAATGCAGCAATCATTGTACTATAACAATGCAGATCTTTTTAATCCGCCATTTCAAACACTTGTGAGGCTTTCTCAATATTTCCACATTTTGCATACAGGTCTATTAAACTGTTAACAACACGTGTATCGGAAAAATATCTGGATCCCAAGTCATTGCTCACAATGGACTCAGCTGCATCTACAATCCCTAATTGAGAGCAAGCTGAGATATGCTCAAAATAAAAGTCCCATCCATCTCAAGACTTTGCTTTTTGAAGCTTTTGAACAATTCCAAAGCAGCAGAAGGCTTCCCGTGCTTAGCATAGCCACCGATCATGCTAGaccatgtaataatatttttctccGGCATTTCATCAAATAAACGCCTTGCTTCGTGCAAGTTCCCAGACTCAACATAGCCATCTATCATCATAGTCCATGACGCCACATTCCTACATGGCATTTGTTCAAAATAGTCCCTTGCTCTTTCTAGCTCGCCCACCTTACGATACCCTGATATCATCAAAttccatgacccaatttcacGAATAGGCATTGCATGAAACGGAAAACTTGCAGCTTGCACATCACCGATATCCATGTAACCTGAAATAATCACATTCCAAGCAGCCAAATCCTTACTAGGCATAGCCTCAAAATGATTCCTTGCCTCAACCGTATCTCCCTTTCTAACATAGCCACATACCAAACTAGTCCAAGACACTACATTTTTCTCAGCCATGCTATCAAACAACTCTCGGGCAATTTCGACTCTGTCATTACCCACATACCCTGATACCATCGAGTTCcaagaaataatattttttcctCCATCCCATCAAATAGTCGTCTTGCGCAATCAACTTCCCCGCATCTCATAAAGCAGTCAATCATAGAATTTTGCACCAGCAGATCAAAACCAAATCCGCATTTCCAGATAAGCCCAAACATCCCCTCACCATCTCTCAAGGcagatccaggatttaaattttatgggttcaacttttaaagtttttagcattgaacccattagatttttaaagttataggttcatatctactatttttgtaattttaatgaatATTTACCCATAAAATTTTACTCCGTGtcaaagttatgggttcagttgaacccggtgATACTACACTACATTCGTCACTGCTCTCAACCATTTCAGCCGCCCTAATGCCTTAAGTATGGACGATATAGTGAAATTCAACGGCGTAGCATCTCGGCTACGTATATCCCTAAAGAGAGAAAAATCTTCAATGTGCTGAGAATGTTCAACATACCCATGAAGCATTGAAGTCCAAAGAAAAGGCTTTGGTTCAGTAATTCCATCGAACAGCTTGCGAGCATAAACCGTCGCATCAAAGCCACAGTAAAGACGAATGAATTTGTTTAGAACAATGTCTGATGAGGCAATCGTTCCACATACTAATAAATGAGCTTGAATTGATTTAAAACTCTTTAGGGTTTTGCAAGTTTGGAAGAGATGAGAAACAGTTTGATTCATTGCATTTCATGGCGCCAACGGCCAAGGGATTCAAATTAGGGGCTTAACGGTCATATGAATTTAAGCTTTTTGCTTCTATGCTCTCATTGGGCTTCTCCAATGGGCTCACTAATGATAGAGAAATGACTTGGGTCTCGACTTTAGGTGGCTAGGCCAGGTTATATTTTTTGGTTTGATATTTTTCTTCCACATTTTTTGGTGGATTTGACCCATTAATAATAAAAGGGGGAAAGAATAGGAAGAGAAGGTCCTTTGAGCAACAATAGTATCAAACTACTAAGAAAATGCCTCGAGGGGAAGGATGACCGGATCATTTTCTTCTACTTTCTATTTTCTATTATCAAATAAGGGAGAATAAACACACAGGAGGTCAACATGCTAGCTTGCCGATTAAGGACATTTTTGGCATTTCAGCAGTCTTCTTGCTTTAAGATGTTGTACTTCTTGCTTTAGCACACATACATTGAAACTAAATAACAAATTGAATGTTAGGAATTGTAAAAGTTATACACACATGAATGGTTAGGTGGAGATGGgttttcggatttcatgaaaattatgtcgggttccgaggggcgaaccccgcgttgacttttgttgactttttggaataaatttttatgtcgatgtattattatccgaaattattttcgatgaattttaatgaagttatacaattaatttggatagatttgagcggtccggaggtcaattcaagcaagaaggcgattttggaatatcggcataacttcaaaaaggtaaatattttgcttaacctcgagtgggagaaataccccttaggcattgagtattatgtgcaaattgtgtaattgaaaatcatgtacgcgaggtgacgagtacgtacttggtttatatgtgcaaatttcgtttattaaaatccttagacgcccttagatattaaattgaaaattattgacacttattaaatcatctattggtcatgcctagatccttgtttgttgaaattgttttatacaatgatttggtgtgattgccaccttgattttatgtgaaatactattttgttgagctgttcactttcggatatttttgttaagattttgtgcacattatggtcgagccatgggctccttattgtgaaaaataatgtattgttgatttctgtggcaagttgtaatatttgggcacttgatgtgcaatttgtgatatgttgtatgatttgagcacttgatgtgcaatctgtgatatgttgtaagatatGAGTACTTGATGTGAAATTTGTGAAATGTTATAATATTTTGGCACTTggggtgcaagttgtattatgctgtgatatttgggcacttggggtgcaatttgtaaaatattgtgatattgatactgtaatgacccaaccggtcattttaacttttagaaccccgttccctaaaataaaacttctcgtaggtgcttttaatgatttatgacttgcggggatgattggttcgggatttggaagtgcttgaggtgaaaccggaacacttggttccttaagttggccttaaagtgctaagtttgacttcggtcaatattttgagaaaacgaccccggaataaaattttgatgattccaacagctctgtatggtgattttggacttaggagcgtgctcgtaattttatttggaagtccgtagttaaattcggcttgaaatggctaaaaacaagaatttaagtttggaagtttgaccgatgagttgactttttgataccgaagtcggaatccagtttcgaaaattttcatagctccgttatgtaatttatgacttgtgtgtaaaatttgaggtcaatcagagttgatttgataggttctgacatcgaatgtagaagttgaaaactcttagtttcattaaagcttgaattggggtatgattcatggttttagcggtgtttgatgtgatttagaggttcgtatgatgttttagcacttgttggtatatttggttgaggtcccgagggcctcaggtgagtttcggatggttaacggatcaaaagttggacttaaaaagctgctgcaattttctcttctgctgtatattttgggctgtgatcgagctcCAGATCGAACACAGATAtagagcccacgatcgaggcctgagtcgaagccagggacgaggctcagtatcgaagcctcgatcgaaggcaaggctcgagggtatgatcgaaggtaaggctcgagggcta
It includes:
- the LOC104118896 gene encoding pentatricopeptide repeat-containing protein At4g02750-like, with the translated sequence MIAAFANHGFVEKAVHLFEDMQRENIEPDEVIFLGVLSACNHGGLINEGRRYFKLMTEEFRIQPTEKHYSRMIDILGRGGFLEEAHEMILNMHVAPTSAVWGAMLAACNVHRNVQMAEIAASELFKIEPENSENYILLSNSYADAGRWRDLARVRVMIREHHVRKNRGSSWIELDSAVHEFVMGECVTCGCRQDILHAESAE
- the LOC138894577 gene encoding pentatricopeptide repeat-containing protein At2g35030, mitochondrial-like, coding for MVSGYVGNDRVEIARELFDSMAEKNVVSWTSLVCGYVRKGDTVEARNHFEAMPSKDLAAWNVIISGYMDIGDVQAASFPFHAMPIREIGSWNLMISGYRKVGELERARDYFEQMPCRNVASWTMMIDGYVESGNLHEARRLFDEMPEKNIITWSSMIGGYAKHGKPSAALELFKSFKKQSLEMDGTFILSISQLALN